The DNA segment AATCCTAACAACCTTGCTATAAATACCCTCGAAACTAACAATCTTTTATATCTGCTGTCTAATCTCCTCCGTATctattatcttcttattgCTTGTATACACACGTTATACCATTCGCTATACTAAACACAacctaaatacttcttcaactatctcctttgcctACTACCTCTTAGTTCTCTAATACTGTTGTATATTGTGTCGGCTCTGTCCTTCGCCTACCGCCGTCTATATACCGCATCGCATTATCTACTACCCTATATACCTCTATCACTATTCTGCGTCGGTAAACTTAAACTCTACCTACTGTATGCACGTCCAACACGGCCTGCCTCGTCTTACTACTGTTGCTTAAATACCCACTATGCATTATTGTACTGTACCTTAACTCTATCCTTATCCTTATTACTACTGCTGTTCTTGCTACTCTCTCTTTACTTGCTCTATatttttctttacttctctttctattttctttacttctccttctttctctttatcttttgcttcttatgtccttctctataaacttccttatctttctctctctttcttcttctacctatcttctattccctttactatactcctcttaaattatatcgggtttcttttattcttctttcttttctaacatctctttttaatattattgaaacataatctcttatatcttttttatttatatcttcttcttatgactctacttttatataaacttaatcttttcttctatcttcttattaatgtattcctaataacttgctctgtcttctactacaatcCTAATCCTTAAATCCTACTTAATTCTatgcttgatttctttcttaaacactatctaatatatactacaaactatacctgttttacctacctcatctatcgattatgaatctcaccaactttatactctctcttttcgaatctttcttttctttgctttatacctgcatacttatttttaacataaataactcttctttaaacttttgctcttactatacccttactgtgcttattactcttactactgttactatctttgcctctattataattactcttgcttctaccacggctacggctgctattcttgtaacttttccttctatcgcgactatcactcttactgtctattcaattacggttacgggttctactattgcaactcccgctgttcctgccgtccttgctgcttttaacatgctcgttattactcctacggctactactacacctgtgtttactgccgcttctacaaatatcgccactgcggcccctacgcttcctattcttgctatccactccgtccttgctgctctcgccattccagctgctcctgctgtcctcgctgctcctgctctcgctaattacgctcctactatttccgcccttactgctcttactcctgcagcttttactcttaatgcgcctactcctacggttactgctcttattgctgctactcttaatgctctagctctcactgctattgctctcgctactctcgctattcttgctactactactgtccctgctgtcgccaacctcgcttctatcgctatccttactgcgaccactctccctgctcctattattttcgctgcttgtaacaccctcgttgctgccgcctttaaagctcctacccttgctactcctgctattcttactgctcctgctcctacggctcttacttctacgtcctgctcttgctactcttactcctaccgctcttactcctccgcattccgcaatcctccctattactgcttctgctctcgccacttcctctatctctactatccccgtccttcttgctgctctcgctttccccgctgttcccgctgtctctactgctctcttctgccccttacctcctacgcctcctccacctgcggtaactgcggtttcggcggccgctaccgctcctcttgtcgctgctcttactaccctcgctactttcgctttccttgctgctcttaatatcttcgctatcaatcctacggcttctgttctcgctgctcctgatactcttactatctctactgtccttactttgtcccttgtccttgtaacttgcactgctcttaatattcttattactactcctactacccctgcacctgttgccgcttctgcccctgctatccttgctgcttataatatccttacttctacctcttacctcttacagcttatatacacctccggctactgctattgctactgctactctcctactttcgctatcctcgctactcttactgtccttactatcctcgctgttcttactatcctcgctgtcctcattatcctcgctgcttccgctgtccttacaatcctcgctgtcctcgttgtcacaatctcgctgtcctcgttgtcctcgctgcttccgctgtccttacaatcctcgctgtcctcgttgtcctcgctgcttccgctgtcctttctacccttactgcccttactatcctcgctgttcccgctgtccttgcaatcgctacaattaacttaatagttaattcccttgccgttcgcccctttcttgcgctgcccttgttgctcttactgtcctcgcaatcatcgcaatcaccttaattaccttaattgcctctatcctcgcggctacacatcctgctcttactgctcttgctactcttacttctatcgcgcctgcggctcctgctttcctactctcgctatcctcgcttctctcacagctgatcccgctatccctactatccccgccgtcctcgctgctctcgctgctatcgatatcctcgcttctgctcctcactccccaccgctcctactacgcctgcggccgctataactacttctgcccctgctcttgctttccctactgctctcgctgtccctgctgtccccccactgctcgcgctactctcgctgcttctcacttcctaccgctgctacggcttctacaactcctttcgccgctgcggctcctgctctcgctgtccttaccgtcgtcgctgctctcgctactcgctctgttctcgttactctcgctatatgcgcggctctcgatgctctcgctgccaacgctacctatcatgtcgctgctcttatttctctcgcctctctcgctccctacgctctcgctacttgccatctcgttgctctcgcctgcctcgcctgcctcgctctcgctacttgccatctcgttgctctcgcctgcctcgcctgcctcgctctcgttgctcttgccgctcttgctgctctcgctcttgctgctctcgctatcggagctactctcgccgtcgtcacgaccctcgcttttcctccctgctcaagctgctattactgctttcgctacctgccatcaagttgccctcgctgtcctcgccatcctcgccatcctcgccatcctcgccgtcgtcgctgccctcgctatcgccactatcgccactgttgcagctattgctctcgctaccaacgctgcctgcgctcttactgctctcgccgctctcgttaccttctctgccctcgtctttgtcgttgctctcattgctctcgctgttgccgctgctttcgctacctctaatatctttactaccctcgccttcgtcactactctcgctgctctcgccttgatcactgctctcgctgccctcgccttcgtcgctactcttactgctgctactatcgtcactgttgctgctatctctcttgctgctaaccctgcctacgctctcgctgatcttgctgctcttgcctttatcgctgcttacactatccgacctactcgagctgttggagctaccctcgtcaacgttacaactctctatatttcctctactcgcctattaatcttgtaatccaacaaaactctcctgctaagttattgctctcaaccgtctctaacaatcgcttttttcctaaaaactcaaacaacgtcggccctgctcctgaattactaaccccgaactcctctaaccgcgccgtccatcggtttcctacctcgctccgccctaatgctatacttaataacccgcctattaatacccctctatactggcaatccccgtcttggactctctgatatcgcccaaaactattcctttcccaccgattgcatatctcctgcggcactccacaccaaaaacagcccgaataacgctcaaacttaattgtctcttccatcctcttaatcgactccttgatccgctggctctcctgtcgccaacattgccgtacgtcgtgtgcgctcgatccttgccctaccgcctcgtagactccgcaacaatcaattcaatccggtcactctcctagacccacttacctatctaggtagggcttaaactcctataggtaactactaggcttaaagcggtaatcaatcaatccaatctgaaccttctaggacccacttaattgattgttgcggactgtgccgcctcgcataacccacaccggtttatccattgcgccagctgcctacgcagccactcgacgtcggcgaactcctgctgccgctgctgtatcaatctctgtcgcgggccgccttgctctcgttgctgctgattaaacgcctgccgcgcctcttcttgctccctctccaatgtctccgcctcttcttcgttgctgctgccgccctcggccacctccaccacctccatctcctccacctcctccacctcctccacctcctccatctcttccatctcctcctccatctcctcctccatctcctcctccatctcctcctcctccatctcctcctcctccatctcctccccgtcggctctcatgcatacgtcacacctctcctctccctcctcgcaccgagctcgctcggcctcgcgcctgtctaaatacccgtccaacattacccgtctacatgtcgccgcctcgtctatgccttcgacgtatgctcgcaccaaccgctgctccgcctccccctgcttgtcatccgccgctcgctgctcgccgtcctgcaccatcatgatggcctcgctccgctccccgtctcgcccggctcgcccgctctcctgcgcgtaatccaacacgctaaacggccaatccatgtggacaatgcaccggatatcgggcacgtccactcccatgcccaacgcgctggttgccacaatcacccgctgcttgccgcccatgaactcctccaacatgcttgccttgccaaccgcgtggtgatgatacgcatggcacttgagcttctcggctaaccccttgacctttggcactgagttgccgtacactacaatcttgccgctcttatactttcggaccttctgctgtaccatcgccaacaccgttgcctctacctcctgtctcttcctctccttctctacccttaccacccggtacgctatgttgctccgtgctgttggtgccctaaacattcttacctgcccacgctcaaaatgcattcgccggaataactcgtcctcctcgctgggtggcaacgttgctgttaacatgaccatctgcgtctctacagccactagcttacctagctgctgcatctgcttgcggaacgtgtactgccggtttaacacgatatggcactcgtcgataataatccgatctagctgccgcgtcgctcgtagccggtttaaaaacgttgcaaattcctctccaactgccgactcgggcgtcactaacaccaccgctgctgcgtctggcggacgccgactctgccactctacgcacgatatccctagcttcttgcaccgctgtgccatgtcgccacgcaacgcgatcaacggcactaccaccaccgtcgtgccgccctgctctgcccacgccggcaacatgaacaacaagctcttgcctgcccccgtcggcatcaccgctactacgggactctcgcctgctgtgatggctttgatcgctgcctcctgcacccccggaacttggcctcctcgcccatcatgcgcttcagctgcgctctcgcgtccatcttcctcagccgctgccaccgatccacccttgcctcgtctgcctcgctctcaaacggcgctctcttccgcttgctgcttcttctctggtcgtccaagcctgcctggaagcccaaaaatctatgccaatccgtgctcgatgcccggaactgctgccgcctatccgccacggcccctgactgctccatgatccctcgcgcgtataccagtcccgccacgtgcgacgtatggcccgcctgctcgtcggcaatcgaatctcctgcctgctcctcagcccactccttattctcctcgccctcatctgcctggaacgctgtcgatccacgcaaaaaccgccggctgatgccaatcgccatctcccggtacccggcaaacgtccactcctggcccatcgcgatccggctctcgcgcttcaacgcctcccgcagccgatcggtcgtccacttgcggccgctggggtctgctggccacatatgcgacgaaactgcctccttctcccacaccaacgcctcgagccgctgctggaacggcaacaccagccacatataccacactaccagctcgcccacctcgcgcggcaaatatcgatggataatcttgacgtcgccgctgactttgtatcccttgtggtaccgtgtcacaaacaccaccatgccgtcctcgatgaatatattgcgatgccccccttgcactgtgttgctatgccgtacgctcagtagctctggccctcgcgctggctgcccacccgttatatgcattaacaccgccagcttctcgcgaaattctaccacccggtccatgtatcgctctattgcctgtcggtctacccctgactgcgtcccgggcttcatgaaccgactCCGGATGCTGGCGCTCTCGCCTACCCGCTCAAATAACCACCTCTCGCCGTTGACGGGCATGTTTGTGCGATGATCCTTCAAAAAGTTCCATCCTGGCCGCTCGTCGGTTGGGTTGTCACGTATGCTCTCCCATGGCACTGCCGGCACCGGCGCTGCCTTGCTGCTAAACATTAACTCCTCTGTTAATAATCGCCGGCTCTCGCTAGCCAGCCCATGTACCATGCCGCGGAACTGCGCCATGCTAAAATGCAGCTCTTTGTACAGCAGCTCGTcgccagactccgcaacaatcaatcgatcgacatgattgattcctatataggttaaagagttactttattaggcagcctttaacctagataggaatcaatcatgccgatccgattgattgttgcggagtctgctcgtcgccgttcgtccactctacatgcccgcgggttgtagtgttgtaatggatcttcaatccatacgtccgcaaatccaacatccactgcatggggctatggctgccgcgcaccatgaaccggtccatcatcttctgcactaactgcaaacaccccttgggacgccgtcgctggcttggcccgctctcgtacgcgctgtcatctaagtcgtcgtctgtctcatcgccgctatcctcctcgggccctgacatttctagtcccttctgcacgaccataaaccgagcgatcttgatcaccgccgataatatcggcgggtactgctccggccccttccatccgtcctccttgacagactccgcaacaatcaatcgatcgacatgattgattcctatataggttaaagagttactttattaggcagcctttaacctagataggaatcaatcatgccgatccgattgattgttgcggagtctgctccttgacgcccagcaccgccaacgcgcacaccagcgggctgtcatactctctacgggtgatgcggtggttaagtaatgcaatgcaaaactccaaacacgctttctgtatcttagacaacttcttaggctcggggccttctccctgacctggctcttcctcagctacctctatcgcctcgtctatgtcgtccatcatctcctcgtccagctcttctctctcttcgtccatatcctcggcttcatcttcttcgtctccctCTATGCTCCGCTTTGCCTGTTCGATTAACACCTCCCATGCCTCTCGCTGCCGGCGCGTAAACCGATACTTGGGGCTCTTCCACCCGTGCTCTTTCTGTGTGCGTGCAAAAAACATTAACATCTGCTGCCACGGTCGTGTGTGCTTGACAATGGCGTTCTTGTCCAtatacggctgtaacggctggaaccgggtttggtgcatctctgtgcgaattgcctccaaccgtataaacacgccaatccggtcaataatggatgcctggctgaaccgcgcca comes from the Pyrenophora tritici-repentis strain M4 chromosome Unknown M4_contig_00040, whole genome shotgun sequence genome and includes:
- a CDS encoding ComEC, membrane metal-binding protein; protein product: MLVITPTATTTPVFTAASTNIATAAPTLPILAIHSVLAALAIPAAPAVLAAPALANYAPTISALTALTPAAFTLNAPTPTVTALIAATLNALALTAIALATLAILATTTLLPLLLLLFLLLLLLRLLLLRPALATLTPTALTPPHSAILPITASALATSSISTIPVLLAALAFPAVPAVSTALFCPLPPTPPPPAVTAVSAAATAPLVAALTTLATFAFLAALNIFAINPTASVLAAPDTLTISTVLTLSLVLVTCTALNILITTPTTPAPVAASAPAILAAYNILTSTSYLLQLIYTSGYCYCYCYSPTFAILATLTVLTILAVLTILAVLIILAASAVLTILAVLVVTISLSSLSSLLPLSLQSSLSSLSSLLPLSFLPLLPLLSSLFPLSLQSLQLT
- a CDS encoding Atrophin-1 multi-domain protein is translated as MAQFRGMVHGLASESRRLLTEELMFSSKAAPVPAVPWESIRDNPTDERPGWNFLKDHRTNMPVNGERWLFERVGESASIRSRFMKPGTQSGVDRQAIERYMDRVVEFREKLAVLMHITGGQPARGPELLSVRHSNTVQGGHRNIFIEDGMVVFVTRYHKGYKVSGDVKIIHRYLPREVGELVVWYMWLVLPFQQRLEALVWEKEAVSSHMWPADPSGRKWTTDRLREALKRESRIAMGQEWTFAGYREMAIGISRRFLRGSTAFQADEGEENKEWAEEQAGDSIADEQAGHTSHVAGLVYARGIMEQSGAVADRRQQFRASSTDWHRFLGFQAGLDDQRRSSKRKRAPFESEADEARVDRWQRLRKMDARAQLKRMMGEEAKFRGCRRQRSKPSQQARVP